A window of Chlorocebus sabaeus isolate Y175 chromosome 14, mChlSab1.0.hap1, whole genome shotgun sequence contains these coding sequences:
- the CYP1B1 gene encoding cytochrome P450 1B1 isoform X2 has protein sequence MSTSLSPKDPWPLNPLSTQQITLLLLLSVLAAVHVGQWLLRQRRRQLGSTPPGPFAWPLIGNAAAVGQASHLSFARLARRYGDVFQIRLGSCPIVVLNGERAIHQALVQQGSAFADRPSFASFRVISGGRSMAFGHYSERWKVQRRAAHSTMRNFSTRQLRSRQVLEGHVLSEARELVALLVRGSADGAFLDPRPLTVVAVANVMSAVCFGCRYSHDDPEFRELLSHNEEFGRTVGAGSLVDMMPWLQYFPNPMRTAFREFEQLNRNFSNFVLDKFLRHCESLRPGAAPRDMMDAFILSAEKKAARDSDDGGARLDLENVPATVTDIFGASQDTLSTALQWLLLLFIRYPDVQARVQAELDQVVGRDRLPCMDDQPNLPYVLAFLYEAMRFSSFVPVTIPHATNANTSVLGYHIPKDTVIFVNQWSVNHDPVKWPNPENFDPARFLDKDGLINKDLTSKVMIFSVGKRRCIGEELSKMQLFLFISILAHQCNFRANPNGPEMNFSYGLTIKPKSFKVNVTLRESMELLDSAVQKLQAEETCQ, from the exons ATGAGCACCAGCCTCAGTCCGAAGGACCCTTGGCCTCTAAACCCGCTGTCCACCCAGCAGATCACGCTCCTGCTACTCCTGTCGGTGCTGGCCGCTGTGCATGTGGGCCAGTGGCTGCTGAGGCAGCGAAGGCGGCAGCTCGGGTCCACGCCCCCGGGCCCGTTTGCTTGGCCACTGATCGGAAACGCGGCGGCGGTGGGCCAGGCGTCTCACCTCTCGTTCGCGCGCCTGGCGCGGCGCTACGGCGACGTCTTCCAGATCCGCCTGGGCAGCTGCCCCATAGTGGTGCTGAATGGCGAGCGCGCCATCCACCAGGCTCTGGTGCAGCAGGGCTCGGCCTTCGCCGACCGGCCGTCCTTTGCCTCCTTCCGTGTGATTTCCGGCGGCCGCAGCATGGCTTTCGGCCACTACTCGGAGCGCTGGAAGGTGCAGCGGCGCGCAGCCCACAGCACGATGCGCAACTTCTCCACGCGCCAGCTGCGCAGCCGCCAAGTCCTCGAGGGCCACGTGCTGAGTGAGGCGCGCGAGCTGGTGGCGTTGCTGGTGCGCGGCAGCGCGGACGGCGCCTTCCTCGACCCGAGGCCGCTGACCGTCGTGGCCGTGGCCAACGTCATGAGTGCCGTGTGTTTCGGCTGCCGCTACAGCCACGACGACCCCGAGTTCCGTGAGCTGCTCAGCCACAACGAGGAGTTTGGGCGCACGGTGGGCGCGGGCAGCCTGGTGGATATGATGCCCTGGCTGCAGTACTTCCCCAACCCGATGCGCACCGCCTTCCGCGAATTCGAGCAGCTCAACCGCAACTTCAGCAACTTCGTCCTGGACAAGTTCTTGAGGCACTGTGAAAGCCTTCGGCCCGGGGCCGCCCCCCGCGACATGATGGACGCCTTTATCCTCTCTGCGGAAAAGAAGGCGGCCAGGGACTCGGACGATGGTGGCGCGCGACTGGATTTGGAGAACGTGCCGGCCACTGTCACTGACATCTTCGGCGCCAGCCAGGACACCCTGTCCACCGCGCTGCAGTGGCTGCTCCTCCTCTTCATCAG GTATCCTGATGTGCAGGCTCGAGTGCAGGCAGAATTGGATCAGGTCGTGGGGAGGGACCGTCTACCTTGTATGGATGACCAGCCCAACCTGCCTTACGTCCTGGCCTTCCTTTATGAAGCCATGCGCTTCTCCAGCTTTGTGCCTGTCACCATTCCTCATGCCACCAATGCCAACACCTCTGTCTTGGGCTACCACATTCCCAAGGACACCGTGATTTTTGTCAACCAGTGGTCTGTGAATCATGACCCAGTGAAGTGGCCTAACCCGGAGAACTTTGATCCAGCTCGATTCTTGGACAAGGATGGCCTCATCAACAAAGACCTGACCAGCAAAGTGATGATTTTTTCAGTGGGCAAAAGGCGGTGCATTGGTGAAGAACTGTCTAAGATGCAGCTTTTTCTCTTCATCTCCATCCTGGCTCACCAGTGCAATTTCAGGGCCAACCCAAATGGCCCTGAAATGAATTTCAGTTATGGTCTGACCATTAAACCTAAGTCATTTAAAGTCAACGTCACTCTCAGAGAGTCCATGGAGCTCCTTGATAGTGCTGTCCAAAAGTTACAAGCTGAGGAAACTTGCCAATAA
- the CYP1B1 gene encoding cytochrome P450 1B1 isoform X1, whose protein sequence is MDSCSMSTSLSPKDPWPLNPLSTQQITLLLLLSVLAAVHVGQWLLRQRRRQLGSTPPGPFAWPLIGNAAAVGQASHLSFARLARRYGDVFQIRLGSCPIVVLNGERAIHQALVQQGSAFADRPSFASFRVISGGRSMAFGHYSERWKVQRRAAHSTMRNFSTRQLRSRQVLEGHVLSEARELVALLVRGSADGAFLDPRPLTVVAVANVMSAVCFGCRYSHDDPEFRELLSHNEEFGRTVGAGSLVDMMPWLQYFPNPMRTAFREFEQLNRNFSNFVLDKFLRHCESLRPGAAPRDMMDAFILSAEKKAARDSDDGGARLDLENVPATVTDIFGASQDTLSTALQWLLLLFIRYPDVQARVQAELDQVVGRDRLPCMDDQPNLPYVLAFLYEAMRFSSFVPVTIPHATNANTSVLGYHIPKDTVIFVNQWSVNHDPVKWPNPENFDPARFLDKDGLINKDLTSKVMIFSVGKRRCIGEELSKMQLFLFISILAHQCNFRANPNGPEMNFSYGLTIKPKSFKVNVTLRESMELLDSAVQKLQAEETCQ, encoded by the exons ATGGATTCTTGCAG CATGAGCACCAGCCTCAGTCCGAAGGACCCTTGGCCTCTAAACCCGCTGTCCACCCAGCAGATCACGCTCCTGCTACTCCTGTCGGTGCTGGCCGCTGTGCATGTGGGCCAGTGGCTGCTGAGGCAGCGAAGGCGGCAGCTCGGGTCCACGCCCCCGGGCCCGTTTGCTTGGCCACTGATCGGAAACGCGGCGGCGGTGGGCCAGGCGTCTCACCTCTCGTTCGCGCGCCTGGCGCGGCGCTACGGCGACGTCTTCCAGATCCGCCTGGGCAGCTGCCCCATAGTGGTGCTGAATGGCGAGCGCGCCATCCACCAGGCTCTGGTGCAGCAGGGCTCGGCCTTCGCCGACCGGCCGTCCTTTGCCTCCTTCCGTGTGATTTCCGGCGGCCGCAGCATGGCTTTCGGCCACTACTCGGAGCGCTGGAAGGTGCAGCGGCGCGCAGCCCACAGCACGATGCGCAACTTCTCCACGCGCCAGCTGCGCAGCCGCCAAGTCCTCGAGGGCCACGTGCTGAGTGAGGCGCGCGAGCTGGTGGCGTTGCTGGTGCGCGGCAGCGCGGACGGCGCCTTCCTCGACCCGAGGCCGCTGACCGTCGTGGCCGTGGCCAACGTCATGAGTGCCGTGTGTTTCGGCTGCCGCTACAGCCACGACGACCCCGAGTTCCGTGAGCTGCTCAGCCACAACGAGGAGTTTGGGCGCACGGTGGGCGCGGGCAGCCTGGTGGATATGATGCCCTGGCTGCAGTACTTCCCCAACCCGATGCGCACCGCCTTCCGCGAATTCGAGCAGCTCAACCGCAACTTCAGCAACTTCGTCCTGGACAAGTTCTTGAGGCACTGTGAAAGCCTTCGGCCCGGGGCCGCCCCCCGCGACATGATGGACGCCTTTATCCTCTCTGCGGAAAAGAAGGCGGCCAGGGACTCGGACGATGGTGGCGCGCGACTGGATTTGGAGAACGTGCCGGCCACTGTCACTGACATCTTCGGCGCCAGCCAGGACACCCTGTCCACCGCGCTGCAGTGGCTGCTCCTCCTCTTCATCAG GTATCCTGATGTGCAGGCTCGAGTGCAGGCAGAATTGGATCAGGTCGTGGGGAGGGACCGTCTACCTTGTATGGATGACCAGCCCAACCTGCCTTACGTCCTGGCCTTCCTTTATGAAGCCATGCGCTTCTCCAGCTTTGTGCCTGTCACCATTCCTCATGCCACCAATGCCAACACCTCTGTCTTGGGCTACCACATTCCCAAGGACACCGTGATTTTTGTCAACCAGTGGTCTGTGAATCATGACCCAGTGAAGTGGCCTAACCCGGAGAACTTTGATCCAGCTCGATTCTTGGACAAGGATGGCCTCATCAACAAAGACCTGACCAGCAAAGTGATGATTTTTTCAGTGGGCAAAAGGCGGTGCATTGGTGAAGAACTGTCTAAGATGCAGCTTTTTCTCTTCATCTCCATCCTGGCTCACCAGTGCAATTTCAGGGCCAACCCAAATGGCCCTGAAATGAATTTCAGTTATGGTCTGACCATTAAACCTAAGTCATTTAAAGTCAACGTCACTCTCAGAGAGTCCATGGAGCTCCTTGATAGTGCTGTCCAAAAGTTACAAGCTGAGGAAACTTGCCAATAA